The Microcoleus sp. bin38.metabat.b11b12b14.051 genome segment ATCCTAGTTTCAGATTTACCTATGCAGATAAAAATCGTTGGTGTTTGTCTGACTGGACATCATCAGAAATCAATGACCTAATTGAAGGACTAAAGAAAATTGAGAAATTTACTTGGGGTCAGATCAAAGGTCACGGCTCAAAAAAACGCGGTGAATCAGTAGGAACGGGTTATAAGTTGATTAATATTCATCCAACTTTGCCTGACAATGTTCCTGAAGATGAGAAATTATCAGAAATGCGAATAGATGAGAAGAAACGGATATTTGGATTTCGCCTTCATTCTGTTTATTATGTCATTTGGTTTGACCGCGATCATTCAGTTTGTCCAGAATAAATTTGTTGTTCTGGTTATAAAAAAATAGATCACAATTTTGCATCTCTCACCCAAATTTAACCGTCATCACAGGGGATTTAAGCCCCCACCTAAAGGTATATTATTTTTAGGCAGGGAATTTAAGACCCTGCCTAAAAACTTCGCTGTCAACTGTCAACTATCAACTGTTAACGTTGTCCTGCTTGAAGAGCAGAATTTACTATCTGAACAACCTCAGACTGTCGTCCGTTTTTGAGACTGACTCGGTACAATACACCTAGCCTTTGCCATTCCACAGAAGTAGTGCAGTAATTGCCGCAAGTCTGGAGATAAGTTCCCCTCATTCCGCCTGCTAATTCAATACTTCTGTAAGTATCTCTCGGTAATTGTGAAGGAGGCGAAATCGGTTCATCTCTTTTAGCTTCAATTGTGCCGAAAGTACAGGCTCCTCCGCGACATCCTTTGCCGAGATACATCTCAACAATATAACCGTGGGAGCCAGCTTTGATATCAAAATCAAGTTGTTGAGTGTCAGATAGAGGAAGTATATTTGGCAGAAAAACTGGTACTCGTGTTTTACCTTTGATTTGCCCAAAGATGTTATTTACAGGAAAACGAGTGTTAGTTTGATTTGTAGCTAACTTGTTGGGGATTGGGGGAAACTTTCGGACAAAATCTCTCCACTGTACAACTCTATTTTTAGCAACGTTGAGAGTAGGAATCGAATATTTTTCAACTGCAAGAGAAGGGCGGCCATCTTTTTGATTAAAGTTGCGGCGAATGACTGTATTTTCGAGTTTTCCTGATCCGTAAGTTGTGGCGGTGGTACGGGCGAGATTGCAGCTAATTTTGAAGCGTCCCATGTCGATGTTGCCATTTTCGGCTTGGTAAGACCAATTGTAACCCTCAGAAGTCCGATCGCGATCGCACAAAAAACGCGAAATCTCAAACATCTTGGCGATATGAACGTCGTAGAGTCGCAGCTTGCGGTTGCTGGTAGATTGGGCGGTGTCGCGATCGGGCACAATAAAGTCGATCGACTGCCAGCCATCTTGAGAAGTATAATTTAACCACCGAATTTCTGTAACAGGCACTTCTGGCCTTGCTAGCGCGGAGTTGGGTGTCAAAAGTGCGTTAGCGAAGCCCTCGGAGAGGATCGTCAAAACAGTCACCACACCAGCTAAAATCGCCCCAAATAGCCATCTTCCCCTCATCCTGAGCTCCCTGTACACATCACAACCATTCTGTCTTGCTTCCCAGCTTAACTGGTTTCCAGGCTCCCCAAATATGTAATATTCTCTGTCATTGCGAGGAACGAAGCAATCGCCAAGACTCAAATTGCTTCGTTTCTCTACAAAATCGAAAATCGTCCTAGCGTTTCCCAGCTTGAATAGCAGAATTTGCAATCTTAACTAAATCTGCTTCCTGTCCATTTTTGATTGCTACAGTATACATAAAACCCTGATTTTTCCACTCAAGATTCGCCGTGCAATAAGCCCCGCAACCGTTATGAAAATTTCCTTTCACTCCGCCCGCAAGTTGAACAGTTTTTAACGTCTTAGTTACCCCTTCCATTTTTGTAGAAAACTCGCCGCCTTTTTGACCTCGAATTTCCCCAAGAGTGCAAGCGCCCGCACCTTTGCAGTCTGCTGTATACTCCATAGAAACAGTATAGCTGTCTGGTTTCGCTTGGCTTTGATAGAAAAGCTTTTCCGCAACAGTAACACGGCTGGGCAGAAAAATTGGCACTTGTGTTTTACCTTTTAACTTTGGCAAAATTTCACTAACCGGCACAGCAGCATCAGCTTGAGCAACAGGTTTTGTTTCCGCCAGTATCTGCGGCAAATTGCCGGCACCAAAAACTCGCGAGACAGGCACTAAAGCAGTCAATACACAGGCAGAACTAGCTAAAAGTAATAATTTATT includes the following:
- a CDS encoding MAG6450 family protein; this translates as MGKKSQIPKPSQKKQQNRIPEQATQLNRASGTDDEHPSFRFTYADKNRWCLSDWTSSEINDLIEGLKKIEKFTWGQIKGHGSKKRGESVGTGYKLINIHPTLPDNVPEDEKLSEMRIDEKKRIFGFRLHSVYYVIWFDRDHSVCPE